One window from the genome of Bacillus tianshenii encodes:
- a CDS encoding DUF294 nucleotidyltransferase-like domain-containing protein has translation MKTQKKQRLDKESVYQFVKGHPFFKGVALSQVMELLELCSIQEYAQHEVIFQVSKSRDGLILLLEGTAEIYLHHHEEDQIEVLEVVQSGELIGFTSMADFLGVSATSRYEELVASRTVEEATGLFIPFEVIERRWDDNEVKEYLLRSSVSRLKDIYTSLAEQVQLARRTGESERFMMRVQDLMTSPPLTIEADSTVQEAASLMVNHKTSSILVMRGQELVGIITEQDLVKRLIVKQKPLGATVTDIMTSDVKVVSPFAYYYDALTMMLLSGFKHLPVVNEEDEVVGVVTFDDLMRKRNESMVKTIQKVEHAAEESLPEVKTAIYSVLETMINDEVPMTHALEVITNLYDRLVTRCVQLAVQSLEEREGLTAPVAFCWYQMGSSGRGEQFILTDQDHFLVYEDGTEEQAAEIKAYFEKLGVEIVSFLEAAGYARCLGKMMASEEMWRGSLTRWNSRLRQWIMQTTNDNILLAQNFFSFRKLYGDDDLHEQFIRQIEDQLERSKIFLYRMAEVEKEHPVPSLEHPFRALFRMDRKKIDMKKEILFPFHHSLQILSLAHGIVEGTPLQRISGLVARGVISENFAADLKIAFNEIMKIYVRQKYEQHKRGEKTSSVLQFAHITTREKDDLDLTLKTFRELQSQMLADFALRA, from the coding sequence ATGAAGACCCAGAAGAAACAAAGATTGGATAAGGAAAGTGTATATCAATTTGTGAAAGGTCACCCCTTCTTTAAAGGGGTGGCCTTAAGCCAAGTTATGGAGCTTTTGGAGTTGTGTAGCATTCAAGAATATGCTCAGCATGAGGTGATTTTTCAAGTAAGCAAATCGCGTGACGGGTTAATTTTACTACTAGAGGGAACAGCGGAAATTTATTTGCATCATCATGAAGAAGATCAGATCGAAGTGTTGGAGGTTGTTCAGTCTGGTGAGCTGATTGGCTTTACGAGTATGGCTGATTTCTTAGGCGTTTCGGCGACATCACGTTATGAAGAATTGGTGGCGTCACGGACAGTTGAAGAAGCAACAGGGTTGTTCATTCCATTTGAAGTGATTGAAAGGCGCTGGGATGACAATGAGGTGAAAGAGTACCTTTTGCGGAGCTCAGTATCCCGCTTGAAGGACATTTACACATCATTAGCCGAGCAGGTTCAGTTAGCGCGACGGACTGGTGAGAGTGAACGGTTCATGATGCGCGTACAGGATTTGATGACATCGCCGCCGTTAACAATTGAAGCTGACAGCACGGTCCAGGAAGCGGCTTCACTAATGGTCAATCATAAGACAAGCTCGATCTTAGTGATGAGAGGTCAAGAACTTGTTGGGATTATTACAGAACAAGACCTTGTCAAACGACTAATTGTGAAGCAAAAGCCGCTCGGTGCAACTGTCACTGATATTATGACCTCGGACGTAAAGGTTGTTTCACCTTTTGCTTATTATTATGATGCACTTACGATGATGCTTCTTAGCGGCTTTAAGCATCTGCCTGTTGTAAATGAAGAAGATGAAGTCGTCGGGGTTGTCACGTTCGATGACTTAATGCGCAAGCGGAACGAAAGCATGGTGAAAACAATTCAGAAGGTTGAGCATGCGGCAGAGGAAAGCTTGCCAGAGGTGAAAACAGCGATCTACTCCGTCTTAGAGACGATGATCAATGATGAAGTGCCGATGACGCACGCTCTAGAAGTGATTACGAACTTGTATGACAGACTTGTTACGCGCTGCGTACAGCTGGCGGTGCAGTCATTAGAGGAAAGAGAAGGACTTACAGCGCCTGTTGCGTTTTGCTGGTATCAGATGGGAAGCTCAGGGCGCGGCGAACAGTTTATCTTAACAGACCAAGACCATTTTCTTGTCTATGAAGATGGAACAGAGGAGCAGGCAGCGGAAATTAAAGCTTACTTCGAGAAGCTTGGGGTTGAGATTGTCTCATTCCTTGAAGCGGCTGGCTATGCTCGATGTCTTGGAAAAATGATGGCAAGTGAAGAGATGTGGCGCGGTTCATTAACGCGCTGGAACAGCCGTCTGCGCCAATGGATTATGCAGACAACCAATGACAATATCCTGCTTGCACAGAACTTCTTCTCTTTCCGCAAGCTGTATGGTGATGACGATCTGCATGAGCAGTTTATTCGTCAGATTGAAGACCAGCTGGAGCGTTCGAAAATCTTCTTATACCGAATGGCCGAAGTGGAGAAGGAACACCCAGTGCCATCGCTCGAACATCCATTCCGTGCCTTATTTCGCATGGACCGCAAGAAGATCGATATGAAGAAGGAAATTCTGTTTCCTTTTCACCATAGCCTGCAAATTCTTTCGCTTGCCCACGGTATCGTTGAAGGAACACCGCTGCAGCGTATTTCAGGCTTGGTTGCCCGCGGGGTTATCTCAGAAAACTTTGCGGCTGATTTGAAAATTGCATTCAACGAAATTATGAAAATTTATGTCCGTCAGAAATATGAACAACATAAACGGGGCGAAAAAACATCGTCCGTTCTTCAATTTGCCCATATTACAACACGTGAGAAAGACGATCTCGATCTCACATTAAAGACATTCCGTGAGCTGCAAAGTCAGATGCTTGCAGACTTTGCACTGCGGGCTTAG
- a CDS encoding DUF4212 domain-containing protein produces MRKIDKQVADAYFRARTTSIIIYIGIGMILSFGVVIGANMFSGMTINGMPFHYFMGAQGAIVVFIILLFVNAIVSDAIDRKFGIDESKNKTISSGKVLDH; encoded by the coding sequence TTGAGAAAGATTGACAAGCAAGTAGCAGATGCTTACTTTCGGGCAAGAACGACAAGCATCATCATTTACATTGGGATTGGGATGATTCTTTCATTCGGCGTTGTTATTGGAGCAAATATGTTCTCAGGTATGACGATTAACGGAATGCCATTCCATTACTTCATGGGAGCGCAAGGTGCAATTGTCGTCTTTATCATTCTATTATTTGTTAATGCAATCGTAAGTGATGCGATTGACCGCAAGTTTGGAATTGACGAATCGAAAAATAAAACAATAAGCAGTGGCAAAGTACTAGACCACTGA
- a CDS encoding M23 family metallopeptidase — translation MRDEEKQNLSQGSKVQSYLRKKWVFPAIYLASAALILTGVLWFQNSNDQTSPAEVEEPSQSDVSYSDEEAVPVNMAEEFFQMPAENENSVFIQKHFYDYDATTEEQQAALVFYNNTYYQNTGIDLATENGEAFEVVASASGTVVKAEKDSLLGNVVEIEHEDGIVTVYQSLENVKVEQGAEVEQGQVLGTAGRNVYNQEAGIHAHFEIRSNDVAVNPVDYLNKPLSQLVEDAKQQEQQSVTEDEKQEEQPVMEEPTEQPQEQEEATDTDNQGA, via the coding sequence ATGAGAGATGAAGAAAAACAAAATCTTTCTCAAGGTTCAAAGGTTCAGTCTTATCTTCGAAAAAAATGGGTCTTTCCAGCAATCTACTTAGCAAGTGCAGCATTAATTCTGACAGGAGTGCTTTGGTTCCAAAACAGTAACGACCAAACATCTCCAGCTGAAGTAGAAGAGCCAAGTCAATCAGATGTGTCTTACAGCGACGAAGAAGCTGTACCTGTTAACATGGCAGAGGAATTCTTCCAAATGCCAGCAGAAAACGAAAACAGTGTGTTCATTCAAAAGCATTTCTACGACTATGACGCAACGACTGAAGAACAGCAAGCAGCACTCGTTTTCTATAATAATACTTACTACCAAAACACAGGAATCGATCTTGCAACAGAAAACGGGGAAGCATTTGAAGTAGTCGCATCAGCAAGTGGTACAGTCGTGAAAGCTGAAAAAGATTCATTGCTTGGCAATGTTGTTGAAATTGAACACGAAGATGGAATTGTAACAGTCTACCAAAGCCTTGAAAACGTTAAAGTTGAACAAGGTGCTGAAGTTGAACAAGGTCAAGTACTTGGTACAGCTGGCCGTAATGTCTACAATCAAGAAGCAGGTATTCACGCACACTTTGAAATTCGTTCAAATGATGTAGCGGTTAACCCTGTTGATTACTTGAATAAGCCGCTTTCACAATTAGTGGAAGATGCGAAACAGCAAGAACAGCAATCTGTAACAGAAGATGAGAAGCAAGAAGAACAACCTGTTATGGAAGAACCGACAGAGCAACCACAAGAGCAAGAAGAAGCAACTGACACAGACAACCAAGGTGCATAA
- the spoIID gene encoding stage II sporulation protein D → MRAWKPLLILAAIFFAVVLVLPSLLVIPFKSEVSGPEPVPEATPAASQKQTTTSAPAVEVAVYRSNAQLIENVPLEEYVAGVVASEMPAEFELEALKAQALTARTYIVKQMMNDEKIGLPEGALVTDTVMHQVYKSPAELKKIWGADYEWKMERIHEAIEATKGKVITYKGQPITASFFSTSNGYTENSEDYWQNPFPYLRSVESPWDKTSPKFTATKVFPVKEFEKKLGVQLGSNQAVGNVIERTEGKRIAKVSINGEVFSGRDVRTKLDLNSSDFSLSRSGDRIVVTTRGWGHGVGMSQYGANGMASEGKEVQEIIAHYYQGTNISSIEPFAAKYTAKK, encoded by the coding sequence ATGAGAGCATGGAAACCTTTACTTATCCTCGCCGCAATTTTCTTTGCAGTTGTATTGGTCTTACCAAGCTTGCTTGTTATACCTTTTAAATCAGAGGTTTCAGGGCCAGAACCTGTGCCTGAAGCAACACCAGCAGCTTCTCAGAAACAAACAACTACCTCAGCCCCCGCTGTGGAGGTTGCTGTCTATCGAAGTAATGCCCAACTCATCGAGAATGTACCTCTTGAAGAATATGTAGCAGGGGTGGTTGCTTCGGAAATGCCGGCGGAGTTTGAGCTAGAGGCATTGAAGGCCCAAGCCCTTACTGCACGAACGTATATTGTGAAGCAAATGATGAATGATGAGAAAATTGGTCTTCCAGAAGGAGCGCTTGTCACTGATACCGTCATGCACCAAGTGTATAAGAGTCCTGCCGAATTGAAGAAGATTTGGGGAGCGGATTATGAATGGAAGATGGAGCGGATACATGAAGCAATCGAAGCAACGAAAGGAAAAGTGATCACGTATAAGGGTCAACCGATTACGGCATCTTTCTTTTCGACAAGTAACGGATATACCGAGAATTCTGAGGATTATTGGCAGAATCCGTTTCCTTATCTACGCAGTGTAGAGAGTCCTTGGGACAAAACATCACCGAAATTCACAGCTACAAAAGTTTTTCCAGTAAAAGAATTTGAAAAGAAGCTTGGCGTGCAGCTCGGTTCAAATCAAGCGGTCGGAAATGTGATTGAACGAACAGAAGGAAAGCGAATTGCAAAGGTTTCTATTAATGGTGAAGTCTTTAGCGGTCGTGATGTGCGCACGAAGCTTGATTTGAACTCATCTGATTTTTCATTATCTCGAAGTGGTGACCGAATTGTTGTAACGACGCGCGGCTGGGGGCATGGAGTTGGCATGAGTCAGTACGGGGCGAATGGTATGGCTTCAGAAGGCAAAGAAGTGCAAGAGATCATCGCTCATTATTATCAAGGCACAAATATTTCTTCAATTGAACCGTTCGCCGCAAAGTACACAGCGAAAAAATAA